The Mixta hanseatica genome includes a region encoding these proteins:
- the rpsT gene encoding 30S ribosomal protein S20, protein MANIKSAKKRAVTSEKRRKHNASRRSMMRTFIKKVYAAVEAGDKEAAQKAFNEMQPIVDRQAAKGLIHKNKAARHKANLTAQINKLA, encoded by the coding sequence TTGGCTAATATCAAATCAGCTAAGAAACGCGCCGTAACATCTGAGAAACGTCGCAAGCATAACGCAAGCCGTCGTTCCATGATGCGTACTTTCATCAAGAAAGTATACGCAGCAGTTGAAGCTGGCGATAAAGAAGCTGCACAGAAAGCATTTAACGAAATGCAACCGATCGTGGACCGTCAGGCTGCTAAAGGTCTGATCCACAAAAACAAAGCTGCACGTCATAAAGCTAACCTGACTGCACAGATCAACAAACTGGCTTAA